In Hyperolius riggenbachi isolate aHypRig1 chromosome 10, aHypRig1.pri, whole genome shotgun sequence, a genomic segment contains:
- the LOC137537268 gene encoding oocyte zinc finger protein XlCOF22-like: protein MTILHQVCTPLTSLSVLLSVSEADKRSPGTSLSVESTTDSTSLSSIKLISASSDSASWDLRPWWQAGQRPPDVKGSYKEAHCLIYFSMEEGQYIEGHQDLYKDGMMENQPPLTSPDVSSNRNPPERCTGPLYSQDCPQQGHTTPHHYQDGELILVSAPVVKEEEEETYVRSDQQSMEEGDMMRTYKKEEDTYLVIHERSHTGEKPYSCAECGKCFGQKSHLTQHNRSHTGEKPYSCAECGKCYKWKSQLVRHERSHTGEKPYSCAECGKCFGQKSHLTQHNRSHTGEKRYSCAECGKWFTHKPGLVTHERSHTGETPYSCAECRKCFVWKSQLVSHERSHTGEKPYFCAECGKCFGFKADLVRHERSHTGEKPYSCAECGKCFGSKADLVRHERSHTGEKPYSCAECGKCFARNSQLDAHERSHTGVKPYSCAECGKCFRYKPQLNRHKSFHTAEKS, encoded by the exons ATGACAATTCTGCACCAAGTGTGCACACCACTAACCAGCCTTTCAGTGTTGCTGTCGGTCTCTGAGGCTGACAAGAGGTCTCCTGGGACGTCGCTGTCGGTGGAATCGACCACAGACTCCACATCGCTGTCTTCCATAAAATTAATCAGCGCCTCGTCGGACAGTGCCTCCTGGGACTTGAGGCCATGGTGGCAGGCAGGCCAAAGGCCACCAGATGTCAAAG gttcctataaggagGCTCATTGTCtcatctatttctccatggaggaggggcagtatatagaaggacaccaggacctctacaaggacggcatgatggagaatcagccacccctcacatcaccgg atgtatccagtaacagaaacccaccagagagatgtacaggtcctctttattcccaggattgtccacagcAAGGTCATACcaccccccaccattatcag GATGGAGAACTGATACTTGTAAGTGCTCCTGTGGttaaggaggaagaagaagagacgtatgtgaggagtgatcagcagtctatggaggagggagacatgatgaggacctaTAAAAAGGAAGAAgacacatat cttgtcatacatgagagatctcacactggtgagaagccttattcatgtgcagagtgtgggaaatgttttggtcagAAGTCACACCTTACCCAACATaatagatctcacactggtgagaagccctattcatgtgctgagtgtgggaaatgttataagtggaaatcacagcttgtcagacatgagagatctcacactggtgagaagccttattcatgtgcagagtgtgggaaatgttttggtcagAAATCACACCTTACCCAACATaatagatctcacactggtgagaagcgctattcatgtgcagagtgtgggaaatggttcacTCACAAACCGGGGctggtcacacatgagagatctcacactggtgagacgccctattcatgtgcagagtgtaggaaatgttttgtatggaaatcacaACTAgtaagtcatgagagatctcacactggagagaagccctatttttgtgctgagtgtggaaaatgttttggattCAAAGCAGACCTTgttagacatgagagatctcacactggtgagaagccctattcatgtgcagagtgtgggaaatgttttggatccaAAGCAGACCTTgttagacatgagagatctcacactggtgagaagccctattcatgtgcagagtgtgggaaatgttttgcgcgAAATTCACAGCTTGATGcacatgagagatcccacactggtgtgaagccctattcttgtgctgagtgtgggaaatgttttaggtaTAAACCGCAGCTTAATAGACACAAGAGTTTTCACACTGCTGAGAAGTCATAA